The Syntrophus gentianae genome contains the following window.
AAATCTCGGCGTGCTGACATTATCGGAAGTCAAGAGCGACGCCGACATCGCCGACGGCCTGTCGAAGAGGCACAGCAACTCTCTCGATCACACCCAGGGAACGGACCAGTACATGGATTTCGGCGGATCCAACCAGGTTACCGCCACCCAGGTAAAGAGTGCCGTCTCTAACTCCCACGCTCCCGGATCGGATAATCAGGATCTCTCCGGCTTGATGGCCAAGAGCGCGAATCTCTCTGACGTCGCGGATGCGGCGACGGCAAGATCGAACATCAATGTGCCGACCCTAACCGAAGTAAAAGCCGACGCCGACATCTCCGACGCCCTGTCCAGGAGACACAGCAACTCCCTCGATCATACCCAGGGAACGGACCAGTACCTCGATTGCGGCGGATCAAACCAGGTCACTGCTGTCCAGGTTAAGAGCGCCGTTTCGAACGCCCACGCCCCTGGATCGGACAACCAGGATCTCTCCGGGTATGCGACGAAGAATGAAGTGGCCGCCATAGGGGGAGCGGCGGGTCATTCCCAGGGCATCGCCATGGGATACAGTGCGAGCCTGGGAGGGATACAGGTCCCTTATAACGCTTCCTATGATGTCGGCGCCCATGATTTCACAATCACCTGGCGCGGAAGTCTTCCCGCCTGGACGATGTCGTCGTCACAGTGGCTTCTTTATAACAAGTCGGGCTCATCAGGGGCATATGTCGGTTTAGGGTTATACATATCCACGACCAACATCATTCAGCTGTATCTGTACCGAAGCGATTCGGGGACTGCGTTCTCATTCGGCACGGAAGATTTCGACGATTTCTCCACCCATGAAATCACGATCGCTGTAACACGGGAGACCGTCGCGGCGGCTGGTTCCGCCGTGTGTTACGTCGACGGGCTACAATGGGGAGAGGCACAGGAGATCCCCGCAGCCTCGACGGCCTCGTTGAGCGCATCGGCCTCCCTCTACATCTCCGGTTCCGACGGTTCAAGAAACACGAGCATCACAAACAAGGTGGCTGTCTTTAATAAGGCGCTGTCGGCAGCTGAAGTGTATGCGATTTATTGCAACGGTGTCGATTACGCGAACCTTCAGGGAAGCAATTCCTCGGTATACGCCAGCGACTTCAGCTCCGGGACGGACAGCTGGACCCCCACAAGAGGAACAAGAACCGGAAACGTCGACGGCATTGCCGGGGTAAGCGACTGCCTGTCCTTTTACGCAAGTTCAGATGCAAACACCTCGCATTACATAGCGAGAAGCGGGACCCTTATTCCCTACATGTATTACAAGGTCATCCTGGATTACTACATCCCCTCCGGGAACACCAACCTCGACGGAATAAGGGTCGGCGGAACCGGAACCGCCAATGCGCTCCGAGCAACTGGATCATGGGTGACTGATGCGGAATCGATCATCTTTACAACAACGGCCACCTCATTGATCATTATGGCTGAGGCAAATTTCAACTCATCATTCACCGGGGCCGGATCGACTAGCGACGATCTCTTCTACGTCAAGAACATCCGGGTTTTCCCGGTCGGTGCCTGCCTGCTTCTGGAGCCGGACGGGATACAACCCGCGCCGGGGCAATGGCTCGATTCGTCAATCAACGGAAACCATGGGCGTCACACATCAAGCCATTCCCGCACCACCATCAAGGGCAATTCCTTCGAGATCCGCTGGGTGTGCACCTGGAGCGGTACACACGAGGCCCAGTACATCGGCGGAATCAACCAGGCCATCCTCCCGAGTGACTGTTACATCACGGAGATCATCGGAGTGATAACCGGAGCGGTGATCAACGACATCATTCTCGGGGACGGCTCGGACACGGACCGGTGGG
Protein-coding sequences here:
- a CDS encoding collagen-like triple helix repeat-containing protein; protein product: MADEQFITTNTEVSILTETPSEAQLVETTAEETYSFSTTESPVSLIETEAPGDVILETEDPDPQIIQIETTGPQGAPGEKGEKGDKGDPGDPGLVPGTAEGDFLRYDLETGSWIPGGAAATMAELKADPDIADALARRHSNSLDHAQGTDQYLDYGGSNQVTAAQVKNSVSNSHVPGSDNQDLSGYMTKASNLSDLASVATARTNLGVLTLSEVKSDADIADGLSKRHSNSLDHTQGTDQYMDFGGSNQVTATQVKSAVSNSHAPGSDNQDLSGLMAKSANLSDVADAATARSNINVPTLTEVKADADISDALSRRHSNSLDHTQGTDQYLDCGGSNQVTAVQVKSAVSNAHAPGSDNQDLSGYATKNEVAAIGGAAGHSQGIAMGYSASLGGIQVPYNASYDVGAHDFTITWRGSLPAWTMSSSQWLLYNKSGSSGAYVGLGLYISTTNIIQLYLYRSDSGTAFSFGTEDFDDFSTHEITIAVTRETVAAAGSAVCYVDGLQWGEAQEIPAASTASLSASASLYISGSDGSRNTSITNKVAVFNKALSAAEVYAIYCNGVDYANLQGSNSSVYASDFSSGTDSWTPTRGTRTGNVDGIAGVSDCLSFYASSDANTSHYIARSGTLIPYMYYKVILDYYIPSGNTNLDGIRVGGTGTANALRATGSWVTDAESIIFTTTATSLIIMAEANFNSSFTGAGSTSDDLFYVKNIRVFPVGACLLLEPDGIQPAPGQWLDSSINGNHGRHTSSHSRTTIKGNSFEIRWVCTWSGTHEAQYIGGINQAILPSDCYITEIIGVITGAVINDIILGDGSDTDRWVAITSGLATGTVSFTPANRVSDGTNYKLVVDPDANFTGSIAFTIRGIILET